The following proteins are co-located in the Heliorestis convoluta genome:
- a CDS encoding glycosyltransferase, translating to MKKVLILSAFIPHYREKLIKQFAQKCSLTVTSLELEKLNHIAPKSEIEKYCNLIKTKSLNFFEKILKIYIVPKEINLSVKQEWDTVFAFYSLRYPHRLFIFMWYKSFKKKTNWVWVGHIYGRNNMFLVKLLRRFFLNNSNGVLTYTNEYVEKLKSDGINVPIFSFNNTYLSADDIEVLPIEKINNKLNIIFVGRYQKRKKIERLIYLAKRREDVCIRLIGPGMDVLEEKILEYGLSERISTFGSKIGDELKPHFQWAHIVANPGHVGLLVVTAGQFGRPIVIDNQCEHAPEYIIAKETGQFFINWENNEEVDKIIDLYKSSPSIITNMGKDLSELIKKQYTVENSVKSFRRFI from the coding sequence TTGAAAAAAGTACTTATCTTAAGTGCATTTATACCTCATTATAGAGAAAAGCTAATTAAACAATTTGCACAAAAATGTAGTTTGACTGTAACGAGTCTAGAGCTAGAGAAATTAAATCATATCGCTCCCAAAAGTGAAATTGAAAAATATTGCAATTTAATAAAAACCAAATCACTTAATTTTTTTGAAAAAATATTAAAAATTTACATAGTGCCGAAAGAAATTAATTTATCAGTTAAACAAGAATGGGACACTGTTTTTGCTTTTTACAGCTTAAGATATCCTCATAGACTTTTTATTTTTATGTGGTACAAGTCTTTTAAGAAAAAAACAAATTGGGTTTGGGTTGGCCATATATACGGAAGAAACAACATGTTCCTTGTTAAATTATTAAGAAGGTTTTTTCTTAATAATAGTAATGGAGTGTTAACTTATACAAATGAGTATGTTGAAAAGCTTAAATCTGATGGGATAAATGTGCCTATATTTTCATTTAATAATACATATTTAAGTGCAGATGATATAGAAGTATTGCCAATAGAAAAGATAAATAATAAATTAAATATTATATTTGTTGGACGATATCAAAAAAGAAAGAAAATTGAACGACTGATATATTTAGCAAAAAGACGAGAAGATGTATGTATAAGATTAATAGGTCCAGGGATGGATGTATTGGAAGAAAAAATCTTAGAATATGGTTTGTCTGAAAGAATATCAACTTTTGGCTCTAAAATAGGTGACGAACTAAAACCTCATTTTCAGTGGGCGCATATTGTTGCTAATCCAGGACATGTCGGTTTATTGGTTGTTACTGCAGGTCAATTTGGTAGGCCTATAGTTATTGATAATCAATGTGAGCATGCCCCCGAATATATTATTGCAAAAGAAACAGGTCAATTTTTCATTAATTGGGAAAACAATGAAGAAGTAGATAAAATAATTGACCTATATAAAAGTTCACCTAGTATAATTACTAATATGGGCAAAGATTTATCTGAATTGATAAAAAAACAATATACGGTGGAGAATAGTGTCAAGTCCTTTAGAAGATTTATATAA
- a CDS encoding O-antigen ligase family protein: MNYLYKIQKINKNEYENTILSIALVAPFVILPIQFFLLTFFELFHTDIASKIQTFSKLTVGLIYLYALPIIIKKSKIKIIGIYTIAFLIFLVNFILFPENHIHLKDLIFPVFFMCLPAFIFSICIYNVNILKRVMLKASLIVLLLGIILSTLIFIGGASVGRYSLPLSYYMLLPTIMYLDEFFEKISVKALLYALVSLMIILSLGSRGALICSALFVILKLARFDYKLSYRKMVFYFSSIGTIVALLLYSKQILEYLYIFFLNIGIESRTIRVLLSDDIPLSGRDNLYENVIREILINPILGIGIGGDRAVNGIYVHNFFLEVLANFGVIIGTILIIVFLLIIFKNLTIKNKEIYNIVIIWLGIGFFPFMMSSSYIENIKFWIMLGLLTGLLKFNKNYKVSFSRK; the protein is encoded by the coding sequence ATGAATTACCTATACAAAATACAAAAAATAAATAAAAATGAATATGAAAATACAATATTATCTATTGCACTTGTAGCACCATTTGTAATACTTCCAATTCAGTTTTTTTTATTGACTTTTTTTGAATTATTTCATACTGACATCGCGTCAAAAATTCAAACCTTTTCCAAATTAACAGTAGGATTAATATATTTATATGCATTACCAATAATTATAAAAAAAAGCAAAATAAAAATCATAGGAATTTATACAATTGCTTTTTTAATTTTTTTGGTTAACTTTATTCTTTTTCCGGAAAACCATATACATTTAAAAGATTTAATTTTTCCAGTGTTTTTTATGTGCTTACCAGCTTTTATTTTTAGTATATGTATTTATAACGTAAATATACTAAAACGAGTGATGTTAAAAGCAAGTCTAATAGTTTTGCTATTAGGTATAATTTTAAGCACTCTAATTTTTATTGGAGGAGCTTCGGTGGGTCGATATAGTTTGCCTTTATCATATTATATGTTATTACCAACAATAATGTATTTAGATGAATTTTTTGAGAAAATCTCAGTAAAAGCTCTGTTATATGCCTTAGTTTCGCTTATGATAATACTTTCACTTGGTTCGAGAGGAGCTCTTATATGTTCCGCATTATTTGTCATATTAAAGCTTGCCAGATTTGACTATAAATTAAGTTATAGAAAAATGGTTTTTTACTTTAGCTCGATAGGAACGATTGTAGCTTTACTTTTATATTCAAAACAAATTTTAGAATATTTATACATATTCTTTCTTAATATTGGAATAGAAAGTCGAACAATAAGAGTGCTCTTGAGTGATGATATACCTTTGAGTGGTAGAGATAATCTTTATGAAAATGTTATTAGAGAAATTTTAATTAATCCTATCTTAGGAATTGGAATAGGTGGAGATAGAGCAGTAAATGGAATATATGTACATAATTTTTTCTTAGAAGTATTAGCAAATTTTGGCGTGATTATTGGTACTATTCTTATAATTGTATTTTTACTAATAATATTTAAAAACTTAACTATAAAAAACAAAGAAATATACAATATAGTTATCATATGGTTAGGCATAGGTTTTTTTCCTTTTATGATGAGCAGCTCATATATAGAAAATATTAAATTCTGGATAATGTTAGGGTTGCTCACTGGATTGTTGAAATTTAATAAAAATTACAAGGTATCGTTTTCAAGAAAATAA
- a CDS encoding glycosyltransferase family 4 protein — protein MKKIAIILPYLKAGGTERQAYYIAKHLQSKVDVTVITFEDTGSFKNMYKNIKIHCLNVVLCKKNTFEIMLRLIKLLSREKFDLVISRAWRSNFLVAISSLILKIPYVLFLSSATNQNMNKIKNKAQGYLISKANLIFSVSQKAKTNCINTYGIDGDNIKVVQNGVDIDYIKKCRKKIIRLLLKLQRVSL, from the coding sequence ATGAAAAAAATTGCAATAATTTTACCTTATTTAAAAGCTGGTGGAACAGAGAGACAAGCTTACTATATTGCTAAGCATCTTCAGTCAAAAGTAGATGTTACGGTTATAACTTTTGAAGATACTGGTTCATTTAAGAATATGTATAAAAACATTAAGATCCATTGCCTTAATGTCGTATTATGCAAAAAAAACACGTTTGAAATTATGTTAAGACTTATTAAATTATTAAGTAGAGAAAAATTTGATTTAGTAATTAGTAGAGCATGGAGGTCTAATTTTTTAGTTGCAATATCAAGTTTAATTTTAAAAATACCTTACGTATTATTCTTAAGTAGTGCAACTAATCAAAATATGAATAAAATAAAGAACAAAGCTCAAGGTTATTTAATATCTAAAGCTAATCTAATTTTTTCTGTATCACAGAAAGCAAAGACTAACTGTATAAATACTTACGGTATTGATGGCGACAATATTAAAGTGGTCCAAAACGGGGTTGATATAGATTATATAAAAAAATGTCGAAAGAAGATAATAAGACTTTTACTGAAGTTACAAAGGGTAAGTTTGTAA
- a CDS encoding asparagine synthase-related protein, which produces MNLKNVKSFLQYGYFMNYEKDDLPLEFSKIDKLIYTSLEENELVNLGIEKFIEAISKDFEYNYQHVVPLSGGLDSRAILAALLEFTDASNIFTYTFGTPGTLDYEIGGLIAKKAGTKHTNLPLTTHKYCQDELIDISNRINNQTMLFHHPPVWLVDELFSNHVVWSGYIGDLIVGGHLPTHPVTNLKDAKLKYLNKYKYVKSLSLSNIENDFLIDYINFNTIDKKLVTYEEQILFNERVRKLTAPHVLIKGYNYKTPFINNGFMDFMLSLDNRFRLGKYLFIEMMLKAFPKLFSQKTKNNYGLPLKSGNIKIEVKKIENKIKSFLGRSLNGFVNPYINYLDFRNGIREREDLLSIFSSNIMDLKSRGIIDWIDIEDILNRHLKKQGNFADALIVLTSLEIHLKAQTGWKTK; this is translated from the coding sequence ATGAATTTAAAAAATGTTAAATCTTTTCTTCAGTATGGTTATTTTATGAATTATGAAAAAGATGATTTACCCCTTGAATTTTCGAAAATCGATAAACTAATTTATACAAGCTTGGAAGAAAATGAATTAGTTAATTTAGGCATAGAAAAATTTATTGAAGCAATATCGAAAGATTTCGAATACAACTACCAGCATGTTGTACCTTTAAGTGGGGGTTTAGACAGCAGGGCTATTTTAGCCGCGTTATTAGAATTTACTGATGCTAGCAATATATTCACTTACACATTTGGCACTCCAGGTACACTAGATTATGAAATTGGAGGACTGATAGCAAAAAAAGCTGGAACTAAGCATACTAATTTACCGTTGACTACCCATAAATATTGCCAGGATGAATTAATTGATATCTCAAACAGGATAAATAATCAAACAATGCTATTTCACCATCCGCCTGTTTGGTTAGTAGACGAATTATTTAGTAATCATGTGGTCTGGTCAGGCTATATAGGAGATTTAATTGTAGGTGGACATTTACCTACACATCCTGTGACAAACCTAAAAGATGCTAAACTCAAATATCTTAATAAATATAAATATGTTAAATCATTGTCGTTATCTAATATTGAAAATGATTTTCTTATAGATTATATAAATTTTAATACTATCGATAAGAAATTAGTAACTTATGAGGAACAAATATTATTTAACGAAAGGGTTAGGAAATTAACTGCACCGCATGTTTTAATTAAAGGTTATAATTACAAAACACCATTTATTAATAACGGGTTTATGGATTTTATGCTTAGTCTAGATAATAGATTTAGACTAGGAAAATATTTATTTATTGAAATGATGTTAAAGGCATTTCCTAAACTTTTTAGTCAAAAAACGAAAAATAATTATGGGTTACCTTTAAAATCTGGAAATATTAAAATTGAGGTAAAAAAGATTGAAAACAAAATTAAAAGTTTTCTCGGAAGAAGTCTAAATGGTTTTGTTAACCCTTATATAAATTATTTGGATTTTAGGAATGGTATTCGTGAAAGAGAAGATTTACTTTCAATATTTAGCTCAAATATTATGGATTTAAAATCTCGAGGCATTATTGATTGGATAGATATTGAAGATATCTTAAATAGACACTTAAAAAAACAGGGTAATTTTGCGGATGCTCTTATTGTGTTAACCTCTTTAGAAATACATTTGAAGGCGCAAACAGGTTGGAAAACAAAATGA
- a CDS encoding oligosaccharide flippase family protein, with protein sequence MINRLTRVFKDELISKLLKNAGTLLSGNIIASVMGLLTLIITARTLGPEAFGILVLIQTYILVVDGLMNFQSWQAMIKFGTDFNENQEVDLFKAMIKYVLLIDVLTAIIATILAITMIKVIGPFINIDENVYHYVMLFSFVILFHVSGVPIAILRMFNKFKLLAFQAVLTSLIKLIGVIILFITESELLGFVIVWVITDIAGHILLQYLGFRELKKRNLSNILDIRINLLKGYIKNIWTFIITTNLNSSIRMSTRQLDILIVGSILGNHAVGLYKVAKQFSSVLSRLADPLYKAIYPQLTKLYTQKKLLDFKNLIIQSSALVFIPVMILWVVFFCLVILLLNIQ encoded by the coding sequence ATGATTAACCGTTTAACAAGGGTTTTTAAAGATGAATTAATTAGCAAGTTATTAAAAAATGCAGGAACATTATTAAGTGGCAACATTATTGCTTCTGTTATGGGGCTACTTACGCTCATAATAACTGCTAGAACCTTGGGACCAGAGGCTTTTGGAATTCTTGTACTTATTCAAACCTACATATTAGTAGTAGATGGATTAATGAATTTTCAATCTTGGCAAGCCATGATTAAGTTTGGTACTGACTTTAATGAGAATCAAGAAGTTGACCTTTTCAAAGCAATGATAAAATATGTTTTACTTATTGATGTATTAACAGCAATAATAGCAACAATACTTGCTATTACTATGATTAAAGTTATAGGGCCTTTTATAAATATTGATGAAAATGTTTATCATTATGTAATGCTTTTTAGCTTTGTTATACTATTCCACGTTTCTGGAGTACCAATTGCAATATTACGTATGTTTAATAAGTTTAAGTTGTTAGCTTTTCAAGCCGTTTTAACATCATTGATAAAACTGATTGGGGTCATAATTCTTTTTATAACGGAATCTGAATTACTTGGATTTGTGATTGTGTGGGTTATTACCGATATAGCAGGACACATTTTACTGCAGTATCTTGGTTTTAGAGAACTAAAAAAACGAAACTTATCTAATATATTAGATATAAGGATAAATTTACTAAAGGGATACATTAAAAATATTTGGACATTTATAATCACTACAAATTTAAATAGTTCAATTAGAATGTCCACGAGACAGTTAGATATATTAATAGTGGGAAGTATATTAGGAAATCATGCTGTAGGTTTATATAAAGTAGCCAAACAATTTTCATCGGTTTTATCTAGACTAGCAGATCCGTTATATAAAGCTATTTATCCACAGTTAACCAAATTGTATACTCAGAAGAAATTATTAGATTTCAAAAATCTGATAATTCAATCTAGTGCCTTAGTTTTCATTCCAGTCATGATTTTATGGGTTGTATTTTTTTGTTTGGTGATTTTATTATTAAACATACAGTAG
- a CDS encoding glycosyltransferase family 4 protein: MMKIAYISTAIVPSRTANSINVMKMCQAFAKNGHQVKLFLPKYRNADALHNVYNYYDVERCFEIEWIPINKSHKLSGHWYGLKAMLAVKKWKAELIYGRSLLTILLFSNNSSKAIYELHKPFSNKFLSYLLYYFTKNKLNKVVVISQALKNYTIEEYKIDEEKIVVAHDGADIPHYTKKADLKVQGSRLKVGYVGHLYPGKSMEIISELVKCCKWVDFHIIGGLESDIDYWKEKLKNEQNIIFHGYLPHKQTEAYRLACDVLIAPYQRHVSVYGNNSIDIGKWMSPLKLFEYMASKKAILTSDLPVLKEVLENDRNALLCSPDDINEWIRSLERLNSDINLRNRLGENANKDFIKNYTWNARAKKILEH; the protein is encoded by the coding sequence ATGATGAAAATAGCGTACATTTCCACTGCTATAGTTCCGTCTAGGACAGCAAATAGTATTAATGTTATGAAGATGTGCCAGGCTTTTGCGAAAAATGGACATCAAGTAAAACTATTCCTACCGAAATACAGAAACGCAGATGCGTTACATAACGTTTATAATTATTATGATGTAGAAAGATGTTTTGAAATAGAATGGATTCCTATAAATAAAAGCCATAAACTCTCAGGTCATTGGTATGGGTTAAAAGCGATGTTGGCTGTAAAGAAATGGAAGGCTGAGTTAATTTATGGGCGATCTTTATTAACAATATTATTATTTTCAAATAACTCTTCGAAAGCTATATATGAATTACACAAGCCGTTTTCCAACAAATTTTTATCTTACTTGTTATATTATTTTACAAAAAACAAACTAAATAAAGTAGTTGTTATCTCGCAAGCATTAAAGAATTATACTATAGAAGAATATAAAATTGACGAAGAAAAAATAGTTGTAGCTCATGACGGAGCAGACATACCACATTATACAAAAAAAGCAGATTTGAAAGTTCAAGGAAGTAGATTAAAAGTTGGGTATGTAGGCCATTTATATCCAGGAAAAAGCATGGAGATTATATCGGAGCTTGTGAAATGCTGTAAGTGGGTTGATTTTCATATAATTGGAGGTTTAGAATCAGATATTGATTATTGGAAAGAAAAATTAAAGAATGAGCAAAATATAATTTTTCATGGTTACCTACCACATAAACAAACAGAAGCGTACCGCTTAGCTTGCGACGTCTTAATTGCTCCATATCAACGCCATGTTTCAGTTTATGGAAATAATAGCATAGATATAGGTAAGTGGATGTCACCTTTGAAACTCTTTGAATATATGGCAAGTAAGAAGGCTATATTAACTTCAGATCTTCCTGTTTTAAAGGAAGTATTGGAAAATGACAGAAATGCGTTACTGTGTTCACCTGATGATATAAATGAATGGATACGAAGTCTAGAAAGGTTAAATTCTGATATAAATCTAAGAAATAGATTAGGTGAAAATGCTAATAAAGATTTTATTAAGAATTATACATGGAATGCTAGAGCTAAGAAAATATTAGAGCACTAA
- a CDS encoding UDP-glucose dehydrogenase family protein, with protein sequence MFKIAVAGTGYVGLVAGVCFAEIGHQVTCVDIDENKVNLMKSGISPIYETGLEELMQKNYAAGRLDYTTDYREAYRDADAIFIGVGTPEQPDGSANLSYIATVVRQIAETIEKDCLVVVKSTVPVGTNDKVEQFIQDFLVNDVKVEVASNPEFLAQGSAVKDTLEAARIIIGTESKWAEELLMKIYEPFNLPIVSVNRRSAEMIKYASNDFLALKISYMNDIANLCELVGADIQDVAQGMSFDERIGSKFLNAGIGYGGSCFPKDTKALEYLAKQHGYALRTIKAAIDVNDDQKTMLYKKASKRLITFNGLKVAVLGLTFKPGTDDLREAPSLENVPLLLEQGADIYAYDPVGADNFAKVYPEGKNGRGTITYVDNVEAALDNANVCFIFTEWGEIKAVAPETYKKCMRTPLVFDGRNIYAIEAMKEAGVEYHSIGREAVQRESQKESKNLDIQAS encoded by the coding sequence ATGTTCAAAATAGCAGTAGCAGGAACAGGCTACGTCGGCTTAGTCGCCGGCGTTTGCTTCGCCGAAATAGGCCATCAAGTAACCTGCGTAGACATCGACGAAAACAAAGTCAATCTTATGAAGTCTGGAATTTCCCCCATTTACGAAACAGGCCTAGAAGAATTGATGCAAAAGAACTACGCCGCTGGAAGGCTTGACTACACCACTGATTACAGAGAAGCTTACAGAGATGCTGATGCCATCTTCATCGGCGTCGGTACACCAGAACAACCAGACGGTTCTGCCAATCTTTCCTACATAGCCACTGTAGTCAGACAAATCGCTGAAACGATTGAAAAAGACTGCCTCGTCGTTGTCAAATCAACAGTCCCCGTAGGAACAAACGACAAAGTAGAGCAGTTTATCCAAGACTTTTTAGTCAATGACGTGAAAGTAGAAGTCGCTTCCAACCCCGAATTCCTAGCCCAGGGCTCAGCTGTCAAAGACACCTTAGAAGCCGCCAGAATTATCATCGGCACAGAAAGCAAATGGGCAGAAGAACTCCTGATGAAAATCTATGAACCCTTTAACTTACCCATTGTTTCTGTCAACAGACGCTCCGCAGAAATGATTAAGTATGCTTCCAACGATTTTCTAGCTCTGAAAATATCCTATATGAACGACATTGCCAACCTTTGCGAACTCGTCGGTGCCGACATTCAAGACGTAGCCCAAGGCATGAGCTTTGACGAACGCATCGGAAGCAAATTCTTAAATGCCGGCATCGGCTATGGCGGTTCTTGTTTCCCCAAAGACACCAAAGCCTTAGAGTACCTAGCCAAACAACATGGCTATGCTTTACGAACCATCAAAGCAGCCATCGATGTAAACGATGACCAAAAAACAATGCTCTATAAAAAAGCCAGCAAAAGACTGATCACCTTCAACGGCCTCAAAGTCGCCGTCCTCGGCCTAACCTTCAAGCCTGGAACAGACGATTTAAGAGAAGCGCCATCCCTAGAAAATGTACCTCTCTTGCTAGAACAAGGCGCCGACATCTACGCCTACGATCCTGTCGGTGCTGATAACTTTGCCAAAGTATATCCAGAAGGCAAAAATGGCAGAGGAACGATAACCTATGTTGACAATGTAGAAGCAGCTTTAGACAATGCCAATGTCTGCTTCATTTTCACCGAATGGGGAGAAATTAAAGCCGTAGCGCCTGAAACCTATAAGAAGTGCATGAGAACACCTTTGGTCTTTGACGGTAGAAACATTTACGCCATCGAAGCCATGAAAGAAGCAGGCGTAGAGTATCATTCTATAGGAAGAGAAGCTGTCCAAAGAGAAAGCCAAAAGGAGTCGAAGAACCTTGACATACAAGCTTCTTGA
- a CDS encoding SDR family NAD(P)-dependent oxidoreductase yields the protein MTYKLLDQSKRYLITGAAGFIGYFLSKKLLEQGCQVIGLDNMNDYYDVTLKEARLEQLKPYKNFTFIKADIADKAIITHLFETHKPQIVVNLAAQAGVRYSIENPDTYIQSNIIGFFNILEACRHHSVEHLVYASSSSVYGANKKVPFEETDFVDNPVSLYASTKKSNELMAHTYSHLYKIPATGLRFFTVYGPLGRPDMAYFGFTNKYFAGEPIQIFNNGDFENDLYRDFTYIDDIVIGIERLISKPPTDSVPHKVYNIGNNNPEKLMVFIDTLERSLSKATGRKVEFDKAFEPIKPGDVPATYASTDLLHEAVGFKPQTSIEEGLQKFADWYVEYYRVK from the coding sequence TTGACATACAAGCTTCTTGATCAGAGCAAAAGATATCTCATCACCGGAGCAGCAGGGTTCATCGGATATTTCCTATCGAAAAAACTCCTAGAACAGGGCTGCCAAGTAATCGGCCTTGACAATATGAATGATTACTATGATGTAACCCTCAAAGAAGCACGCTTAGAGCAACTCAAACCCTATAAAAACTTCACCTTCATCAAAGCCGACATTGCTGACAAAGCCATCATCACCCATCTTTTTGAAACGCACAAACCCCAAATCGTCGTAAACCTAGCCGCCCAAGCCGGTGTCCGCTATTCAATCGAAAATCCCGATACCTACATTCAAAGCAACATCATCGGCTTTTTCAACATCTTAGAAGCTTGCCGCCATCACTCCGTAGAACACCTCGTCTACGCCTCCTCCAGCTCTGTCTACGGAGCCAATAAAAAAGTGCCATTTGAAGAGACAGACTTTGTAGACAACCCCGTATCTCTCTACGCATCAACCAAAAAATCCAATGAACTCATGGCCCATACCTACAGCCACCTCTACAAAATCCCCGCCACAGGCCTTCGTTTCTTCACCGTCTACGGCCCCTTAGGCCGACCCGACATGGCCTACTTCGGCTTTACCAACAAATACTTTGCCGGAGAGCCCATTCAGATTTTCAACAACGGCGACTTTGAAAACGACCTCTACCGCGACTTTACTTATATCGATGACATCGTAATCGGCATCGAGCGCTTGATCAGCAAACCACCTACAGACTCTGTACCACATAAAGTCTATAACATCGGCAACAACAATCCAGAGAAGCTAATGGTCTTTATCGATACGCTAGAAAGATCCTTAAGCAAAGCCACAGGACGGAAGGTAGAATTCGATAAAGCTTTCGAACCCATCAAACCTGGCGATGTACCAGCCACCTACGCTTCAACCGATCTATTACATGAAGCCGTAGGATTTAAGCCGCAGACTTCTATTGAGGAAGGCCTGCAGAAGTTTGCCGATTGGTATGTGGAGTATTATAGGGTGAAGTAA